The following coding sequences are from one Triticum dicoccoides isolate Atlit2015 ecotype Zavitan chromosome 4A, WEW_v2.0, whole genome shotgun sequence window:
- the LOC119287047 gene encoding protein tesmin/TSO1-like CXC 2 — MDTPDRAAAPAAARAEDSPLFSFIDSLSPIEPLKSAYSGNGLQAYHQSLNVTSVSSIFTSPHHNAHKESKLSKGSFADYTENELCMEEGTDKNKSPTSSTAVRLFACTSTITRESHTMTTCSVNEGIVDPPKGPNDLPQPGRFDSGSPDHNTAPCHGVSVRSDLKQDKCPKLEAVQTTNNTVEKRKCLFSTDMQLQDGCQPAKENNEVMGCEWDDLVSVTSGELLAFDSSMDQHHTGVQLAVNNAESCGYLLSKLAGGADISDRTHPTTSSQAYYHEMVVGEDKAENGQLFPEDKKTILSEEIQDNINEENACIPLGCKVETQQRGVRRRCLVFEAAGYSHRTVQKESAGDLSFSTCKGKSSAQNHRNPGKTPSPHVFRGIGLHLNALALTSKDKMACQDPLATALVPSLKTEQDVHGNLLSAGGNFFHSGSGSLDLQMDNDDCSVGGFLGNDHNSSQSSSPPKKRRKSDNGDDDSCKRCSCKKSKCLKLYCECFAAGVYCSEPCSCQGCLNKPIHEEIVLSTRKQIEFRNPLAFAPKVIRMSEAGQETQEDPKNTPASARHKRGCNCKKSSCLKKYCECYQGGVGCSNNCRCETCKNTFGTRDVAVSAENEEMKQEGEQTESCEKEKENDQQKANVHSEDHKLVELVVPITPPLDVSSSLLKQPNFSNAKPPRPCKARSGSSSRSSKASVTVQSRKISKVGDSVFIEEMPDILREPSSPGIVKTCSPNGKRVSPPHNALSISPNRKGGRKLILKSIPSFPSLVGDTNGGSAICSSDSTTALALVVAEAYLYVCPWNQVHRKSWAGQPIIRDRSTTCSPIMKPCEVTNLPEKNEHLIRHDIKMICVVCGTYLRLAMHLFHDPSSCRKAQDGLYAGGSSQFATREICRLGFAAIDCLLLLDGAEVPGELHELSGGNVVYVSATVMKKISGMQSVDSTEAIAVMHMPKHFCDLGDDEGGAGLDASFLSPKRILVLDGIQDPGNLGTLIRSACAFKWDGVFLLPACCDPFNEKALRAARGASLQLPIISGNWCDLHDLVTRYGMKMLAGHPESSSDGSEKTHVLSKELADSLMSESLCLVLGSEGNGLSEETVQACDLVSIPMEGIFESLNVSVAGGIFLFMLQPKQQTYSRISTP, encoded by the exons ATGGACACGCCCGACCGCGCGGCGGCCCCGGCGGCGGCCAGGGCGGAG GACTCGCCGCTTTTCAGCTTCATCGACAGCTTGTCTCCGATCGAGCCTCTCAAGTCTGCCTACTCCGGGAATGGCCTCCAAGCATACCATCAGTCGCTCAACGTCACCTCCGTTTCCTCAATCTTCACATCCCCGCATCACAATGCACACAAGGAATCGAAACTCTCCAA GGGCTCTTTCGCTGACTACACTGAAAATGAGCTTTGCATGGAGGAAGGCACCGATAAAAATAAGTCACCCACTTCTTCAACGGCCGTTAGATTGTTCGCCTGCACTAGCACTATAACTCGAGAGAGCCACACAATGACTACCTGCTCAGTAAATGAAGGCATTGTTGATCCTCCCAAAGGGCCTAATGATTTGCCTCAACCTGGTCGATtcgattctggcagtccggatcacAACACAGCGCCTTGCCACGGTGTTAGTGTTAGATCAGATCTTAAACAGGACAAATGTCCAAAATTAGAAGCAGTCCAAACCACTAATAATACTGTGGAGAAAAGGAAATGTTTGTTTTCCACTGACATGCAGCTCCAGGATGGTTGCCAGCCTGCAAAAGAAAATAATGAAGTTATGGGATGTGAATGGGACGACTTAGTTTCTGTCACTTCGGGTGAACTTTTGGCCTTTGACTCATCAATGGACCAACATCACACAGGAGTTCAGCTGGCAGTTAATAATGCAGAATCTTGTGGATATTTGCTATCAAAACTTGCAGGAGGTGCTGACATCTCTGATAGAACACACCCCACTACATCCAGTCAAGCATACTATCATGAGATGGTGGTGGGAGAAGATAAGGCAGAAAATGGCCAGCTCTTTCCTGAAGATAAAAAAACAATCTTAAGTGAAGAAATACAGGATAATATTAATGAAGAGAATGCATGTATTCCATTAGGCTGCAAG GTTGAGACCCAACAACGAGGAGTTCGAAGACGCTGCCTTGTTTTTGAGGCAGCTGGGTATTCACATAGGACTGTGCAGAAAGAATCTGCTGGGGATTTGTCCTTCTCAACATGCAAAGGCAAAAGTTCTGCCCAAAATCACAGAAATCCAGGAAAAACTCCATCACCACACGTATTCCGTGGTATTGGTCTTCATTTGAATGCTCTTGCCTTAACATCAAAAGACAAAATGGCTTGTCAGGACCCTTTGGCTACTGCCTTGGTTCCATCACTGAAAACTGAACAGGACGTGCATGGGAATTTGCTGTCTGCTGGAGGAAATTTTTTCCATTCAGGCAGTGGTTCGTTAGACCTTCAGATGGATAATGATGATTGCTCAGTTGGAGGTTTTCTTGGAAATGATCATAATTCAAGTCAAAGCAGCAGCCCCCCAAAGAAGAG GCGTAAATCAGATAATGGCGATGATGATTCATGCAAGCGTTGCAGCTGTAAAAAGTCAAAGTGCTTGAAACT TTATTGTGAGTGCTTTGCTGCTGGCGTGTACTGTTCTGAACCTTGTTCATGTCAAGGATGTCTTAACAAGCCTATACATGAGGAAATTGTTCTCTCCACGCGAAAGCAGATAGAATTCCGGAATCCGCTGGCATTTGCTCCAAAAGTGATCCGCATGTCTGAGGCTGGTCAGGAGACTCAG GAAGATCCTAAAAACACTCCTGCTTCTGCTCGTCATAAGAGAGGATGCAATTGCAAGAAGTCAAGCTGTCTCAAGAAGTACTGTGAATGCTATCAG GGAGGTGTTGGTTGCTCCAACAACTGCAGATGCGAAACGTGCAAAAACACTTTTGGCACTAGAGATG TTGCCGTATCAGCTGAGAATGAAGAAATGAAGCAAGAAGGCGAACAGACTGAAAGTTGTGAAAAAGAGAAGGAAAATGACCAACAAAAGGCTAATGTACACAGTGAAGATCACAAACTGGTTGAGCTTGTCGTCCCAATAACACCACCTTTGGATGTTTCCAG TTCTTTGCTCAAACAGCCAAACTTCTCAAATGCAAAGCCACCTAGACCATGTAAAGCCCGCAGTGGGAGTTCCTCTCGGTCTTCAAAAGCCTCTGTAACAGTTCAGTCTCGCAAAATCTCGAAGGTTGGTGATAGCGTGTTCATTGAGGAAATGCCTGATATTCTAAGGGAGCCTTCTTCTCCTGGTATCGTGAAGACTTGTTCCCCTAATGGAAAAAGAGTTTCACCGCCACATAATGCACTCAGCATTTCACCAAACCGAAAAGGAGGGCGGAAGCTGATACTGAAATCGATCCCCTCCTTTCCATCACTGGTTGGGGACACGAACGGTGGATCTGCAATATGCAGCTCCGACAGCACAACAGCTCTTGCTTTAG TTGTTGCAGAAGCTTATCTGTACGTTTGTCCTTGGAACCAGGTCCATCGTAAAAGCTGGGCTGGGCAGCCGATTATCCGCGACCGGAGTACGACTTGTAGTCCGATAATG AAACCATGCGAGGTCACAAATTTGCCTGAAAAGAATGAGCACTTGATCAGACATGACATTAAGATGATTTGTGTAGTGTGTGGAACTTATCTCAGGTTGGCCATGCATCTCTTTCATGATCCGAGTTCATGTAGAAAG GCACAGGATGGTCTCTACGCAGGTGGGTCTTCCCAGTTTGCAACACG GGAGATCTGCAGGCTTGGGTTCGCCGCAATCGATTGCTTGCTTCTCCTGGACGGCGCAGAGGTCCCGGGTGAACTGCATGAGCTCTCTGGTGGCAATGTTGTGTATGTCAGCGCCACTGTGATGAAGAAGATCTCCGGGATGCAGTCGGTTGATTCAACCGAGGCGATTGCTGTCATGCACATGCCTAAGCATTTCTGTGACCTCGGTGATGATGAGGGTGGAGCTGGTCTTGACGCGTCGTTCCTGTCTCCAAAGAGGATTCTAGTCCTTGATGGGATTCAG GATCCGGGTAACCTTGGAACGTTGATAAGGTCAGCTTGCGCGTTCAAATGG GATGGGGTATTTCTTCTTCCGGCTTGCTGTGATCCTTTCAATGAAAAGGCTCTTCGTGCAGCTCGTGGAGCCTCTTTGCAGCTTCCAATTATCTCTGGCAACTGGTGTGATCTGCATGATTTGGTAACTAGATATGGCATGAAGATGTTGGCAGGCCATCCAGAAAGTAGCAGTGATGGATCTGAAAAAACCCATGTGCTGTCCAAAGAGCTTGCAGACTCACTGATGAGTGAGTCACTATGCTTAGTGTTAGGAAGTGAGGGCAATGGCCTCTCTGAAGAGACCGTCCAAGCTTGTGATCTTGTAAGCATTCCTATGGAAGGTATTTTTGAATCTCTGAATGTTTCTGTTGCTGGGGGTATCTTTTTATTCATGTTACAACCCAAACAGCAAACATATAGCAGAATTTCAACTCCGTAA